A window of the Bacillus sp. FJAT-52991 genome harbors these coding sequences:
- a CDS encoding Rha family transcriptional regulator: MNSLEIINRNGQLLVDSRQVAEMVDKNHADLLRDIRKYVGILGKSNFAFADFFFESFYTDSQGKPRPHFFLTKKGCDMVANKLTGEKGILFTAAYVSRFEEMEKELIQPDIQNLSPELQMFKHLFDSMAQKQLEDARRDEEIKSLTDNVTTIKETFLKRDEGWRESINRMMQKAGYHSGGNYRDLRNRSYAILEERAHCNLNIRLNNLKARLITAGTTQTKINSTTKMDVIESDVRLKEIYTTIVKELSIGVLKAK, encoded by the coding sequence ATGAATAGTTTAGAGATCATTAATCGAAATGGCCAGTTGCTAGTAGATAGTCGTCAGGTAGCTGAGATGGTTGATAAGAATCACGCAGATTTACTTAGAGATATTAGAAAATATGTGGGGATTTTAGGTAAAAGCAATTTTGCTTTCGCTGATTTTTTCTTTGAAAGCTTTTATACAGATTCGCAAGGTAAACCTAGGCCGCATTTCTTTTTAACGAAAAAAGGCTGCGATATGGTTGCCAACAAGTTAACAGGAGAAAAAGGAATCCTCTTTACAGCAGCATATGTTAGTAGGTTTGAAGAGATGGAAAAAGAGTTGATCCAACCTGATATCCAGAATTTAAGTCCGGAGTTGCAAATGTTTAAGCATTTGTTTGATTCGATGGCCCAAAAGCAATTAGAGGATGCTAGAAGGGATGAAGAAATTAAGTCGCTTACAGATAATGTTACAACGATAAAAGAAACGTTCCTGAAGCGTGATGAAGGTTGGAGAGAATCCATAAATCGAATGATGCAAAAAGCAGGATATCATTCTGGAGGAAATTACAGAGATTTAAGAAACAGAAGTTATGCCATCTTAGAAGAGCGGGCCCATTGTAATTTAAATATCCGCTTAAATAACTTAAAAGCTCGTTTAATAACAGCTGGAACTACTCAAACGAAAATTAACAGCACTACCAAAATGGATGTGATAGAGTCTGATGTCCGTTTAAAAGAGATCTATACCACAATCGTTAAAGAGTTATCGATCGGCGTATTGAAAGCAAAATAA
- a CDS encoding ATP-binding protein: MIKADQAFDMQRLYKKMVKRYVPELQDRDDFTVKTQRRVCDKCGSESDSTFLYKFQESTEWIEVSVSDECLNCNKAKELQEFMKKQEFQASSDRREQLMKDYLMIPSDLVDAGFKNYKETNHVTARALKEAVEYTKHFLANQEEDRYSLILMGSCGTGKSHLCVAIARTLKEKGFAVGFLTTGALLAKIKATYNKGASKSEEDIFKDLKRFSLLILDDVGSETGSKDEFAWSKTKLFEVVNNRIGKPTIYTSNFNEIELPQAIGERTFSRMFNKTKFIDVFTDDYRKTLRIQ, from the coding sequence TTGATAAAAGCGGATCAAGCCTTTGATATGCAACGGTTGTATAAAAAGATGGTTAAGCGTTATGTACCGGAGTTACAAGATCGGGATGATTTTACTGTTAAAACTCAGCGTAGGGTTTGTGACAAATGCGGAAGCGAATCTGATTCAACTTTTCTTTATAAATTTCAGGAGAGTACAGAGTGGATAGAAGTATCAGTTTCAGATGAATGTTTAAATTGCAATAAAGCCAAAGAATTACAAGAGTTCATGAAAAAACAAGAATTTCAGGCTAGTTCAGATCGTCGAGAGCAGTTGATGAAGGACTATTTAATGATCCCCAGTGATTTAGTAGACGCTGGTTTTAAAAATTACAAAGAAACGAATCACGTAACAGCCAGGGCGTTAAAAGAGGCTGTTGAATATACCAAGCACTTCTTAGCAAATCAAGAAGAGGACCGCTATAGCCTGATTTTGATGGGAAGTTGCGGTACGGGGAAATCACATCTATGCGTAGCAATTGCTCGCACGTTGAAAGAGAAAGGTTTTGCAGTCGGATTTTTAACAACTGGAGCCTTATTGGCAAAGATCAAAGCAACCTATAACAAAGGTGCTAGCAAATCAGAAGAAGACATTTTTAAAGATCTTAAGCGCTTTTCTTTGTTGATCTTGGATGACGTCGGAAGTGAGACCGGTAGCAAGGACGAGTTCGCTTGGAGCAAGACGAAATTATTCGAAGTGGTCAATAACAGAATTGGAAAACCGACTATTTATACATCCAATTTCAATGAGATAGAACTTCCGCAAGCAATTGGAGAACGTACCTTTAGTCGAATGTTCAACAAAACAAAATTCATTGATGTTTTCACGGACGATTATAGAAAAACCTTGAGAATTCAATGA
- a CDS encoding replication protein, protein MADVQLERGYTRVANEILEEVSSRKFNATQLSVLMIVWRMTYGFNRKDHDIALSFFIKATGFSKRNIQEAINVLVKAQILIETQPASFNQTRRITFNKNYDDWLIQSRTKSKQVNDSAPDEEKVTSTGDESCTQERKIKEISKEKDDDLLDKPNPIQEYEKHFGSFPGAMFIQTINDWIDKSQFQEPEEIICETIRRVKLQHPKNPPRYIDQTLSNLHNLELYTLAAVKEYNENYERKIKKQFSSSHSKSFKEMSSRPSGVQEPAPLTEQERQELEALKEDFPF, encoded by the coding sequence ATGGCAGATGTTCAATTGGAGAGAGGTTATACCAGAGTCGCGAATGAGATTTTAGAAGAAGTGTCTAGCAGAAAGTTTAATGCGACACAACTCTCTGTGCTAATGATTGTATGGCGAATGACTTATGGGTTTAACAGGAAAGATCATGATATTGCTCTTAGTTTTTTTATAAAAGCTACTGGGTTTTCTAAAAGAAATATCCAAGAAGCGATTAACGTTTTAGTTAAAGCTCAAATTTTGATTGAAACTCAACCAGCTTCATTTAATCAAACTAGAAGAATTACTTTTAACAAGAATTATGATGATTGGCTTATACAGAGTAGAACAAAAAGTAAACAGGTGAACGATTCTGCACCTGATGAAGAAAAGGTTACTTCAACAGGTGATGAATCCTGCACCCAAGAAAGAAAGATTAAAGAAATATCTAAAGAAAAGGATGATGATCTATTGGACAAGCCAAATCCAATTCAAGAATATGAAAAACATTTTGGTTCGTTCCCAGGAGCCATGTTCATACAAACGATTAATGATTGGATCGATAAGAGCCAATTTCAAGAACCAGAAGAAATTATTTGTGAAACGATCCGTAGGGTTAAGCTACAGCATCCAAAGAATCCGCCGCGATACATCGATCAGACTCTTTCTAATCTCCACAACTTAGAGCTTTATACATTAGCCGCTGTAAAGGAATATAACGAAAATTACGAGCGGAAGATCAAAAAGCAATTCAGCAGCAGCCATAGCAAGTCATTTAAAGAAATGTCTAGCCGACCAAGCGGCGTGCAAGAGCCGGCCCCTTTAACAGAACAGGAGCGGCAGGAGCTAGAAGCACTGAAAGAGGATTTCCCTTTTTAA